The genomic segment CTTTCTGCTGCGGTATCTCCGGCTCGGTACGCGTCCAGTATTTTCGCTGGTAATATGGATCGGTAAAATAGATTCCCCCTTTTTTATCGATCCAGAGATCATTGGGACCATTCAGCTTTTTGCCGTTCACATCGCGTAGAAGTACCGTAACTTTTCCGGCAGGAGTAATGGACCACAGTTGATTTTCCGCATCGGCGCAGGCGATAATATTACCCCGGGCATCGATATCCAATCCATTAGCTCTGCCGGAGGCTGGCAAAAATTCGGTAAGCGTTCCGTCCAGGTTGTATCGCCAGATCTTATCGTTAGGCTGATCGGTAAAATAAATATTCCCTGCCTTATCCGCAACCGGCCCCTCCGTAAATGAAAACTGGTCGCTTATTTTTTGAAGCCTGGCATCCTTTGCAACAATCCCCAAAGAATCAAAAAAAGGTGTTACCGGTTGTTGGGCAAACAGGCCCAGTTGCGTAAACAGCAATCCGCAGAACATCAGCATTCGCATCGTAATCAGCATTTATATACTTAAGGTAATATCAGGAGTCGGGTAAAATTTGTTTGTGTAATGATTTTCCCTGCCGGAACCATTGCTGCAACCGGCTAAAAACCTTCTTTAACAATACGCCCCGGATCTGTCTTCAGAACCTGCAATTCCCGTTCCACGGCGTCCATCATCGGCGGCGGGCCACACAAATAAATATAGCTATTACTGTCAGAGATCATTCTTCTAAGCAGCGCACCGGAAATATAACCATGCTCATATCCCGGAAGCGTTTCATCAGAAAGTATATTTACAAAATTTGCTCCAAGAAGCCGGCGCAACTCCTCCTCATGTATGATATCCGCTTTCCTTTTATTAGCAAAAAGCAACCGGTTGTTCTCGATGTGGTGCTCTTTTTCAAGTTGACGTAAAATGGCAAGAAAGGGTGTTAGGCCTGCCCCGCCGGCTATAAATGTGCCCTCGCCTTTGTAGGTAATCTCACCAAACACATCATTCAGCAATAGCCCATCCCCTGCCTGCAGCTGCAGCAACTGGGCCGTAACCCCGTTCCGCTCGGGGTAGGTCTTTATTGTAAATTCCAGGTAATCATCATCAGGCAGGGAGGTAAATGTAAATGGCCGGCCCTCCTCCAGCCAACCTTCACGATCGATAAAAATTTCTGTAGCCTGGCCAGGCACATACACCAGTTCTTCGGGTTTATCTACCCGTATCCTTAGCACATCGTGGGTTACATGACCGATCGATCTTATTTTTACTGGATATTTCATTGTAACAGTTTAAACAATACAGCTGCCGGCTGCCCTTCTAAGTTACAACAATTTGTTCATTCTCCGGGGTACGGTCATTTGCCGATACCACCGGTCGCTTTAAAGAATATGTTGGTCCCTAAGCCACTCTTTTAGCGCATCCATCCATTTCAAATCGGAAGTTTTATTATGCATTCCAAATCCATGCCCTCCCCTTTCATAGTAAAACACACGGG from the Niabella agricola genome contains:
- a CDS encoding SMP-30/gluconolactonase/LRE family protein translates to MRMLMFCGLLFTQLGLFAQQPVTPFFDSLGIVAKDARLQKISDQFSFTEGPVADKAGNIYFTDQPNDKIWRYNLDGTLTEFLPASGRANGLDIDARGNIIACADAENQLWSITPAGKVTVLLRDVNGKKLNGPNDLWIDKKGGIYFTDPYYQRKYWTRTEPEIPQQK
- a CDS encoding ferredoxin reductase domain-containing protein; the encoded protein is MKYPVKIRSIGHVTHDVLRIRVDKPEELVYVPGQATEIFIDREGWLEEGRPFTFTSLPDDDYLEFTIKTYPERNGVTAQLLQLQAGDGLLLNDVFGEITYKGEGTFIAGGAGLTPFLAILRQLEKEHHIENNRLLFANKRKADIIHEEELRRLLGANFVNILSDETLPGYEHGYISGALLRRMISDSNSYIYLCGPPPMMDAVERELQVLKTDPGRIVKEGF